A window of Prolixibacter sp. SD074 contains these coding sequences:
- a CDS encoding TonB-dependent receptor domain-containing protein produces MLALLIFVLTPFQYLFGQSDKDGGPGEIRGRILDMKLKQPIEYANIALFRSVDSVLINGTASARNGSFVLKNIPYGKYFMKIRFMGYSPRVMTNVELAQKRNPLVLGDLFLEPDVKQLGEVDVVEHTGGVSTKLDKTVVNVANRMEGAGGTVVDLLQRVPSVNVTPSGNLTLKGSENFLVLIDGKPTPLKGNNALKSIPSDNVQKVEVITNPSAKYDSDGTAGILNIITKKGRAEGWDGNITLAHDQIGGYASDFIINHKAGKLSFFVGADHNKRNMEGDATSVVKNYQNGYLLQSNQDGRRYSYRKNTGVRGGIEFAPSKKDDLLLSATAGTYYVLNHADFDMTYSSNEPDSYDIKRLSVGENRRPGDYRGASLSYTHAFNDNGHKLEITGQWNNTSFDNRMHNELKDEAGNLANWMKTKDSRNDDDSRINLDYSLPLGDKSKFEAGYQFRKEKESSDYTADLSQAGTELSAFSVGDSKSSLSREIHAFYSQYRKNWEKMELQLGLRAEHTSRLLNSVTDNWQKKVDKWDFFPSFFLNYHLPHKQTMNLAFSRRIDRLTTIQMEASPRWFDFDYVQSGNPFLDNEYNNSLSLTYSNSFKGNSITLKGYYDYYTNHIFKVQSIYAGTVVNYKFENVGDEDALGLDATFSFKMNSFWTMMPIFNFYKFRVKTEGELAPVYGTRGDAGVNIRWSNSFRISDNTFFQIMPTYGTGVKRPQGSNEHVFYTYISFRQQFLKKRLSLTVMAYDIFNTTDIVTKINEPDFYQITSMKPNYPIRLTISYRINNYKRDKRKQATKVNMD; encoded by the coding sequence TTGTTAGCACTTTTAATCTTCGTACTAACCCCGTTTCAATACTTATTCGGACAGAGTGATAAAGATGGTGGGCCGGGAGAAATTCGGGGAAGAATCCTCGATATGAAGTTAAAACAACCGATTGAGTACGCTAATATCGCCTTATTCCGTTCCGTTGATTCAGTGTTAATTAACGGAACCGCGTCAGCAAGAAACGGCTCGTTTGTGCTAAAGAATATTCCTTACGGGAAATATTTCATGAAAATTCGTTTTATGGGTTATTCGCCACGGGTGATGACGAATGTAGAACTTGCCCAAAAGCGAAATCCACTTGTCCTCGGCGATTTATTTCTGGAACCGGATGTGAAGCAACTTGGCGAGGTCGATGTTGTTGAACATACTGGGGGTGTGAGCACCAAACTGGACAAAACGGTGGTGAACGTTGCTAACCGGATGGAAGGGGCTGGAGGAACCGTGGTTGACTTGCTGCAGCGTGTTCCATCGGTAAATGTAACGCCAAGCGGTAACCTGACCCTGAAGGGAAGTGAAAATTTCCTGGTGCTGATTGATGGAAAACCAACTCCATTGAAAGGCAATAATGCATTAAAGAGTATTCCCAGCGACAATGTCCAAAAGGTTGAGGTAATTACCAATCCTTCGGCCAAATATGACTCGGATGGAACAGCCGGCATCTTAAATATTATTACGAAGAAAGGCAGGGCTGAAGGATGGGATGGTAACATCACGCTCGCCCATGACCAGATAGGCGGTTATGCTTCCGATTTTATCATTAATCATAAAGCTGGAAAACTCAGCTTCTTCGTGGGAGCCGACCATAATAAGCGGAATATGGAAGGAGATGCGACGTCAGTGGTGAAGAACTACCAAAATGGTTATTTGCTTCAGAGTAACCAGGACGGGAGACGTTATTCCTACCGAAAAAATACTGGCGTTAGGGGAGGCATAGAATTTGCACCATCGAAAAAAGATGACCTGTTGCTGTCAGCAACCGCCGGAACCTATTATGTATTGAACCATGCCGACTTTGATATGACCTATTCTTCCAATGAACCTGATTCTTATGATATAAAACGTTTGAGTGTTGGGGAAAACCGAAGGCCCGGGGATTACCGGGGAGCATCGTTATCGTATACCCATGCGTTTAACGACAATGGGCATAAACTGGAAATCACCGGACAGTGGAACAATACTTCGTTTGACAACCGGATGCATAATGAGCTGAAAGACGAAGCCGGAAACCTGGCCAACTGGATGAAGACGAAGGATTCGCGCAACGACGATGATAGTCGGATTAATCTGGATTATTCTTTGCCGTTAGGCGATAAAAGTAAGTTCGAAGCCGGGTATCAGTTTCGCAAAGAGAAGGAATCTTCTGATTATACAGCAGATTTATCTCAGGCAGGTACCGAATTGTCCGCTTTTTCGGTTGGGGACTCAAAAAGCAGTTTGAGCCGTGAGATTCACGCGTTTTACAGCCAGTACCGGAAGAATTGGGAGAAAATGGAACTTCAGCTGGGATTACGAGCTGAACATACATCGAGATTGCTAAACAGTGTTACAGATAACTGGCAGAAAAAAGTTGATAAGTGGGATTTCTTTCCCTCATTTTTCCTCAATTATCATTTGCCTCACAAGCAAACGATGAATCTTGCTTTTTCGCGAAGAATTGATCGGTTGACGACCATTCAAATGGAGGCCAGTCCCAGGTGGTTTGATTTTGACTACGTTCAATCAGGAAATCCATTCCTGGATAACGAATACAACAACTCGCTGTCGTTGACTTATTCCAATTCCTTCAAGGGCAACAGCATCACGCTGAAAGGTTATTACGATTACTACACGAATCATATTTTCAAAGTGCAAAGCATTTACGCGGGAACCGTCGTCAATTACAAATTCGAAAATGTGGGAGACGAAGATGCGCTGGGATTAGATGCCACATTCAGTTTTAAGATGAATAGCTTTTGGACCATGATGCCCATCTTCAATTTCTATAAGTTCAGGGTGAAGACGGAGGGCGAGCTTGCTCCGGTTTATGGCACGCGTGGTGATGCCGGAGTGAATATCCGTTGGTCGAATTCCTTCAGAATCTCCGATAATACCTTTTTCCAGATTATGCCCACATACGGAACCGGCGTGAAGCGGCCACAGGGTAGCAACGAGCATGTTTTTTACACCTACATATCTTTTCGTCAGCAGTTCCTGAAAAAAAGATTGTCGTTGACCGTAATGGCTTACGATATTTTCAATACAACGGATATTGTGACCAAAATAAACGAGCCGGATTTTTACCAGATCACGTCTATGAAACCGAATTATCCAATCCGCTTGACAATCTCGTATCGTATCAACAATTACAAGCGCGATAAACGGAAACAGGCAACTAAAGTAAATATGGATTAA
- the queC gene encoding 7-cyano-7-deazaguanine synthase QueC: MKKAIVLLSGGLDSSVALHLAKSQGFELYALSFDYGQRHERELQGARETAKSTGVKEHHIVNMRLDLWGGSALTDQSIEVENGDITRTDIPVTYVPARNMVFLSVAASYAEAIGARDIFIGVSQIDYSGYVDCRQEFINAMEAAINKGTVCGAEMDDPIHVRAPFIDKTKADEIRLGMELGVDFGLTWSCYRGGEKPCGTCDSCLLRAKAFEEAGYTDPLLEK, from the coding sequence ATGAAAAAAGCAATTGTCCTCTTATCCGGCGGCCTCGATTCATCGGTAGCGTTACACCTCGCAAAGTCTCAGGGCTTTGAGTTATATGCACTTTCGTTCGACTATGGGCAACGCCACGAACGTGAGCTACAGGGAGCTCGCGAAACAGCCAAAAGTACCGGTGTAAAAGAACATCACATTGTCAATATGCGACTGGATTTGTGGGGCGGCTCGGCCTTAACGGATCAATCCATCGAGGTAGAAAACGGCGATATTACCCGCACCGACATTCCTGTTACATACGTTCCGGCTAGAAATATGGTTTTCCTGTCGGTAGCGGCTTCGTATGCCGAGGCCATTGGCGCCCGCGACATTTTTATCGGGGTTAGCCAGATAGATTATTCCGGCTACGTCGATTGCCGCCAGGAATTCATCAATGCCATGGAAGCCGCCATCAATAAAGGAACAGTTTGTGGCGCCGAGATGGACGATCCCATCCATGTACGCGCCCCGTTTATAGACAAGACGAAGGCTGATGAAATCCGTCTTGGGATGGAATTGGGAGTCGATTTTGGCCTCACCTGGTCGTGCTACCGCGGTGGCGAAAAACCGTGTGGAACGTGTGACAGTTGTCTGCTTCGCGCAAAAGCATTTGAAGAGGCAGGTTATACCGATCCGTTGTTGGAAAAATAA
- a CDS encoding NADPH-dependent 7-cyano-7-deazaguanine reductase QueF, translating to MKNTISTEDKLLGKKVDYPKQYAPEVLVAVPRKVNREQYGISEPPTEFIGLDTWHAYEVGFLTENGLPVTGLLKLVYPFDSPFLVESKSLKLYLNSFNMSSYGNDRKSGIEQVTGIIKNDLGALLRCEVKLAFFDKEPEVAGHDFQDFMVMEEELDLKDIQFNDFSENPELLKPAKSNEKRLKLATHLLRSNCKVTHQPDWGSAFVIIEGETLPEPTGLLKYIVSFRNENHFHEEICEMLYKKLWEKFQPEKLMVTCVYTRRGGIDICPSRASHPELLPANLTSPEKLSSKLLRQ from the coding sequence ATGAAGAATACCATCTCAACCGAAGATAAGTTGCTGGGCAAAAAAGTCGATTACCCAAAACAGTATGCGCCCGAAGTGCTGGTTGCCGTTCCCCGTAAGGTGAACCGCGAACAATACGGCATCAGCGAGCCGCCAACTGAATTTATCGGACTGGATACATGGCATGCCTACGAGGTGGGATTTCTGACTGAAAACGGCTTGCCCGTTACCGGCCTGCTCAAATTGGTTTATCCGTTTGACAGTCCGTTTCTGGTGGAAAGCAAATCGCTGAAATTGTACCTGAACTCGTTCAACATGTCATCGTATGGAAACGATCGAAAATCAGGTATTGAACAGGTGACCGGTATCATCAAAAATGATTTGGGGGCATTGCTGAGATGCGAAGTAAAGCTGGCATTTTTCGATAAAGAACCGGAAGTTGCTGGTCATGATTTTCAGGATTTCATGGTAATGGAAGAAGAGTTGGATCTGAAAGACATTCAGTTTAACGATTTCTCGGAAAACCCGGAATTACTGAAACCGGCAAAATCAAACGAAAAGCGATTAAAACTGGCGACACATCTTCTTCGCAGCAATTGCAAAGTGACCCATCAGCCCGACTGGGGAAGCGCCTTTGTAATCATCGAAGGAGAAACATTGCCGGAACCAACAGGGTTGCTCAAATACATTGTCTCCTTCCGGAATGAAAACCATTTTCATGAAGAAATTTGCGAAATGCTGTACAAAAAACTATGGGAGAAGTTTCAGCCTGAAAAATTGATGGTTACCTGCGTTTATACCCGTCGTGGAGGAATCGATATCTGCCCGTCGAGAGCCAGTCATCCGGAGCTTTTGCCCGCAAATCTGACCTCGCCCGAAAAACTTTCGTCTAAATTACTCAGGCAATAA
- a CDS encoding isoaspartyl peptidase/L-asparaginase family protein, whose amino-acid sequence MISRRKFLAGSVAATSGLLLNQRISAAAGQATASTPLKGKPIIISTWGHGLAANEVAAKILVKGGRSLDAVEAGVRVPEADPNIMTVGLGGYPDRDGYVTLDACIMDEKGNAGSVTFLQDIAHPVSVARKVMEDTPHVMLSGEGALQFALEKGFKKQNLLTDKAREAWDEWKKKSKYEPVINIENHDTISMLAIDANGDLSGACTTSGAAFKMHGRVGDSPIIGAGLFCDNEIGGAASTGMGELVMKTVGSFLVVELMRNGSSPQQACEEAVHRIAEKIPGYEKFQIGYIAINKAGETGAYCIHPGFNYALWKDGQNTLTDATSLLKK is encoded by the coding sequence ATTTCCGCTGCAGCGGGACAAGCAACAGCGTCAACTCCATTAAAAGGAAAACCCATCATCATTTCAACATGGGGACACGGATTGGCGGCCAATGAAGTGGCAGCCAAAATCCTGGTAAAAGGAGGCCGTTCGCTGGATGCAGTAGAAGCAGGCGTACGTGTTCCTGAAGCCGATCCAAACATCATGACGGTTGGGTTAGGCGGCTATCCTGATCGCGACGGCTATGTCACGCTGGACGCCTGCATCATGGACGAAAAAGGAAATGCCGGCTCGGTTACGTTTTTGCAAGACATTGCTCATCCGGTTTCGGTAGCCCGGAAAGTGATGGAGGATACGCCGCATGTAATGCTTTCAGGCGAAGGCGCGCTTCAGTTTGCACTGGAAAAAGGTTTTAAAAAGCAAAATTTACTGACAGATAAAGCCCGTGAGGCCTGGGACGAGTGGAAAAAGAAATCGAAATACGAGCCGGTGATCAACATCGAAAACCATGATACGATTTCCATGTTGGCTATTGATGCCAATGGCGACCTATCCGGGGCCTGCACCACCAGTGGGGCCGCGTTTAAAATGCATGGCCGCGTAGGCGATTCGCCAATCATCGGGGCCGGATTGTTCTGCGATAACGAAATAGGTGGGGCCGCTTCAACCGGTATGGGTGAGCTGGTGATGAAAACCGTCGGTAGTTTCCTGGTCGTGGAACTGATGCGAAACGGGAGCAGCCCGCAACAGGCCTGTGAGGAGGCTGTCCACCGGATTGCTGAGAAAATTCCGGGTTACGAGAAATTTCAAATCGGGTACATCGCCATTAACAAGGCAGGAGAAACGGGCGCTTACTGCATTCATCCCGGATTTAACTATGCGCTGTGGAAAGATGGTCAAAATACCCTGACTGACGCAACCAGCCTTTTGAAGAAATAA
- a CDS encoding 7-carboxy-7-deazaguanine synthase QueE — MAASLLLVNNGIFPITKDAEGKSLADVPATGLQHPGTIQGEGKLAGTASLFIRLSGCNLRCMWNVPGGGVSACDTPDSSFDISKNRLWKVDEIIETVKHNLGNMRHVVITGGEPTMQHRSLKELCRRLKEEFGVHITIETNGTLFDEELATYIDLFSISPKLSDSLVTEEKLKQLPQQLAEKVASAPSQKTPYPEVIQQYIDVCRNSGGEKDFQLKFVMTGPENAKSIHDEVLNHITGWEPSDILAMPLGGNHQTLGKTSHRVLDTAIQHGWRYCPRIHIDLFGDNPGV; from the coding sequence ATGGCCGCGTCACTTCTTTTGGTCAATAACGGCATTTTCCCAATTACCAAGGATGCTGAAGGCAAGTCGCTGGCTGATGTGCCGGCTACCGGTCTGCAACATCCGGGAACCATACAGGGTGAAGGAAAACTGGCAGGCACAGCTTCGCTTTTCATCCGGTTATCGGGATGCAACCTCCGGTGCATGTGGAATGTGCCTGGAGGTGGTGTGAGCGCTTGCGATACACCGGATTCCTCGTTCGATATAAGCAAAAACCGGTTGTGGAAGGTTGATGAAATCATCGAAACGGTGAAACACAATTTGGGAAACATGCGCCACGTGGTGATTACCGGCGGTGAACCGACCATGCAACACCGTTCTCTCAAAGAGCTTTGTCGTCGACTGAAAGAAGAGTTTGGTGTTCACATTACTATAGAAACTAACGGGACTTTGTTCGATGAAGAGCTGGCCACTTACATTGATCTGTTCAGCATTTCGCCAAAGCTAAGCGATTCGCTGGTGACTGAAGAAAAGCTGAAGCAGCTGCCTCAACAGCTGGCTGAAAAAGTAGCCTCGGCTCCTTCTCAAAAAACTCCGTACCCCGAGGTTATTCAACAATACATCGATGTGTGCCGGAATTCTGGTGGAGAAAAAGATTTCCAACTAAAATTCGTGATGACCGGACCGGAAAATGCAAAGTCCATTCACGACGAAGTCCTGAATCATATCACCGGATGGGAACCTTCCGATATTCTGGCGATGCCGTTGGGAGGTAACCATCAGACGCTGGGAAAAACCAGCCATCGGGTGCTCGATACGGCCATCCAACATGGCTGGCGTTATTGCCCGCGCATCCACATCGATCTGTTCGGCGATAACCCGGGCGTCTAA
- a CDS encoding 6-pyruvoyl tetrahydropterin synthase family protein: protein MIIRKKFRFEGAHIVRNCSSKLCRENIHGHSYEVEVFIKSNKLDKGYMVLDFILLGKVGEFINSFDHAYSLWQGEKPEIKEAVYQINQRVAEIPVSPSAEGYALMFLYVIDKIIRNTELKNGEGDIQLQSVRVHETQTGYAEAFTEDFALVDFTLDDIKLSEGIQTEWDDMDWWQELKEQKVFPNTHLEN, encoded by the coding sequence ATGATTATCAGAAAGAAATTCCGGTTCGAAGGCGCCCATATTGTGCGCAATTGTTCATCGAAGCTATGCCGCGAAAACATTCACGGCCATTCATACGAAGTAGAAGTCTTCATCAAATCGAACAAACTCGACAAAGGATACATGGTGCTCGATTTCATCCTCCTGGGTAAAGTGGGCGAATTCATCAACAGTTTCGATCATGCTTATTCACTCTGGCAGGGAGAGAAGCCGGAAATCAAGGAGGCGGTGTATCAAATCAACCAGCGGGTGGCTGAAATACCCGTTTCGCCTTCAGCAGAAGGTTATGCACTGATGTTCCTGTATGTGATCGACAAAATCATCCGGAACACGGAACTAAAAAACGGAGAAGGCGATATACAACTTCAGTCGGTAAGAGTACACGAAACCCAAACCGGTTACGCCGAAGCATTCACTGAAGACTTCGCATTGGTTGATTTTACGCTGGACGATATCAAGCTGAGCGAAGGTATTCAAACCGAGTGGGATGATATGGATTGGTGGCAGGAGCTGAAAGAGCAGAAAGTATTCCCAAATACCCATCTCGAAAATTAA
- a CDS encoding DUF4251 domain-containing protein encodes MKGKVFSLLMILALLPGVLVYGAENPLKQDKKQKQKEQTEKLVNSKKFQFVARQAMPMGGQTMDLTTNPNFVKFHPDRIEANMPFFGRAYNIPYGGSGGIKFDNKPGTYTITPEKKDKGYLIRATVKNTTDSYSMTLSVGNSGYGTLTINSNNRNSISYYGQISALGNKESE; translated from the coding sequence ATGAAAGGAAAAGTATTTTCATTATTGATGATTTTAGCGTTGTTGCCGGGAGTTTTGGTATATGGCGCAGAAAATCCTTTGAAGCAGGACAAAAAACAAAAACAGAAAGAGCAAACAGAGAAACTGGTGAATTCAAAAAAATTTCAGTTTGTTGCGCGTCAGGCGATGCCGATGGGCGGACAAACCATGGATTTGACCACCAATCCCAATTTTGTCAAATTTCATCCCGATCGGATTGAAGCCAATATGCCGTTCTTTGGCCGTGCATATAATATCCCTTACGGCGGAAGCGGGGGCATTAAGTTTGATAATAAACCAGGTACATATACCATTACACCTGAAAAAAAAGACAAGGGATATCTGATACGTGCAACGGTAAAAAATACAACCGATAGTTATTCCATGACACTTTCGGTAGGCAACAGCGGTTACGGAACGCTTACTATCAATAGCAACAACCGCAATTCAATCAGTTATTACGGGCAAATCAGTGCCCTGGGAAATAAGGAGAGCGAGTAG
- a CDS encoding AhpC/TSA family protein → MKKLIYLFAVAVVAVSCSTNPSFLVDGNIKGWKDGPVTLKKRIGGDWITADSTQMKKGKFNFTGIVDVPGMYYVMPPTGRRDAIPFFLENSNITINGSSDNPKDVIVKGSAAQDEFRDFYARVDSISDRMQSYYERYAKARSENDTTATAQIEKELNDLYKIQTDIQKAFVLDNPNSFVAPYILLQIQYGMDASELKSYVENFSEDVMKTPSAQTLSMRISKLEKVAVGQQAPDFTMNDADGKPVKLSDVYKQHKYLLVDFWASWCGPCRQENPNVVSVWEKYRNDGFSVMGVSLDSKKDAWLKAINDDKLAWTQVSDLKGWKNSAADLYGVNSIPSNILLDQNGKIIAHNLRGDDLRNELSARLKK, encoded by the coding sequence ATGAAGAAGCTAATTTACTTATTCGCCGTGGCAGTAGTTGCCGTATCCTGTTCCACTAATCCAAGCTTTTTAGTTGATGGAAACATTAAAGGATGGAAAGATGGCCCGGTCACACTAAAGAAGAGAATCGGCGGAGACTGGATTACTGCTGATTCGACACAAATGAAAAAGGGGAAATTCAATTTTACAGGGATCGTTGATGTTCCCGGAATGTATTACGTTATGCCTCCCACGGGCCGGAGAGATGCTATTCCTTTCTTCCTGGAAAACAGCAATATTACCATTAATGGAAGCAGTGACAATCCGAAGGATGTTATCGTAAAAGGCTCTGCAGCACAAGACGAATTCAGAGATTTTTATGCCCGTGTGGATAGTATTTCCGACCGAATGCAATCGTATTATGAAAGATATGCCAAGGCGCGCTCGGAAAACGATACCACTGCAACTGCCCAAATAGAAAAAGAATTAAACGACTTGTATAAAATACAAACCGATATCCAAAAAGCTTTTGTGCTGGATAATCCCAATTCGTTTGTTGCACCTTACATCTTACTACAGATTCAGTACGGAATGGATGCCAGTGAACTGAAAAGCTACGTGGAGAATTTCTCGGAAGACGTAATGAAAACACCCAGCGCCCAAACACTAAGCATGCGAATTTCGAAGCTCGAAAAGGTAGCTGTTGGTCAGCAGGCTCCCGATTTTACAATGAATGATGCCGATGGAAAGCCGGTTAAACTTTCGGACGTCTACAAACAACACAAATACCTTCTGGTTGATTTCTGGGCTTCCTGGTGTGGCCCCTGTCGGCAGGAAAATCCAAATGTGGTTTCGGTGTGGGAAAAATACCGTAACGATGGATTTAGTGTAATGGGTGTATCGCTCGATTCCAAAAAGGATGCATGGTTAAAAGCCATAAACGACGATAAGCTGGCCTGGACCCAGGTATCGGATTTGAAGGGTTGGAAAAACTCAGCAGCCGACTTGTATGGCGTCAATTCCATTCCTTCCAATATTCTGTTGGACCAAAACGGAAAAATTATCGCACACAATCTTCGCGGGGACGATTTACGGAACGAACTATCTGCACGGTTGAAGAAATAA
- the leuB gene encoding 3-isopropylmalate dehydrogenase yields MKLNVAVLPGDGIGPEIVEQALKVTNAICARFGHELQTTTGLVGAVAIDETGNPYPEETHQLCMGSDAVLFGAIGHPRFDNDPSAKVRPEQGLLAMRKKLGLYANIRPTIAFPSLLDMSPLKRDRIEGADFVAIRELTGGIYFGQPQGRSEDGNTAYDTSIYTREEIERILKLAFEFAMQRRKKLTIVDKANVLATSRLWRTISQEMAPKYPGVKVEYMFVDNAAMQIIQWPKRFDVMVTENMFGDILTDEASVIAGSLGLLPSASIGIHTSVFEPIHGSYPQAAGKNIANPCATILSVAMMFEYAFKLQDEAALITEAVNASIETKAVTEDLAGEVGKALGTDEVGDWIVGYIRKK; encoded by the coding sequence ATGAAATTGAACGTTGCAGTGTTACCCGGCGATGGAATCGGACCGGAAATTGTCGAACAAGCCCTCAAGGTAACCAATGCCATTTGCGCCCGCTTTGGACACGAATTACAAACCACAACCGGTTTAGTTGGGGCAGTAGCTATTGACGAAACCGGTAATCCGTACCCGGAAGAAACACACCAGCTTTGCATGGGATCGGATGCCGTATTGTTTGGAGCCATTGGGCATCCGCGCTTCGATAACGATCCGTCGGCAAAAGTGCGCCCGGAGCAAGGCCTTCTGGCTATGCGAAAAAAGCTGGGCTTGTATGCCAATATTCGCCCGACAATAGCTTTCCCTTCATTGCTGGATATGTCGCCGCTAAAGCGTGATCGCATTGAAGGAGCTGATTTTGTTGCCATTCGTGAATTAACGGGTGGTATCTATTTTGGTCAGCCACAAGGACGCTCGGAAGATGGAAATACGGCTTATGATACCAGCATTTATACCCGCGAAGAAATTGAGCGTATCCTGAAACTTGCCTTCGAATTCGCGATGCAACGGCGTAAAAAATTGACCATCGTCGATAAGGCAAATGTTCTGGCAACCTCACGGTTATGGCGTACTATTTCACAGGAAATGGCACCCAAATATCCCGGGGTAAAAGTGGAGTACATGTTCGTTGACAACGCTGCCATGCAAATTATTCAGTGGCCCAAACGTTTCGACGTGATGGTTACCGAGAATATGTTTGGTGATATCCTGACTGATGAGGCCAGCGTAATCGCCGGTTCACTGGGCTTGTTGCCATCAGCATCGATAGGAATTCACACTTCGGTATTCGAGCCCATTCACGGCTCTTATCCACAGGCAGCAGGCAAGAATATTGCTAACCCGTGTGCAACCATTCTTTCGGTAGCTATGATGTTTGAATATGCATTCAAGTTGCAGGATGAAGCAGCCCTTATCACGGAGGCGGTGAACGCTTCGATTGAAACTAAAGCCGTTACTGAAGACTTGGCCGGAGAAGTTGGAAAGGCACTTGGAACGGATGAAGTAGGTGACTGGATTGTTGGGTATATCCGGAAGAAATGA
- a CDS encoding RNA-binding protein, whose protein sequence is MMLYVGNIDYRISEEDLYELFSEYGHVTSVRIVRDRESHRSKGFGFVEMEHDYEANRAVDNANGLIIAGRKMVVRFGRQASGTYSEKRMKAPSRHSYQ, encoded by the coding sequence ATGATGCTTTATGTAGGAAATATTGATTACCGAATATCTGAAGAAGACTTGTACGAGCTTTTTTCAGAATACGGACATGTTACATCCGTCAGAATTGTACGCGACAGAGAGTCGCACCGAAGTAAAGGATTTGGTTTTGTGGAGATGGAGCACGATTATGAAGCCAACAGGGCTGTCGACAATGCAAATGGTTTAATCATCGCCGGCCGGAAAATGGTGGTTCGCTTTGGGCGCCAAGCTAGTGGAACCTATTCTGAAAAAAGAATGAAAGCGCCATCCCGGCATTCTTATCAATAG
- a CDS encoding aldo/keto reductase yields MKKRREFIQTMLGLTAGMMLPYRSFGNLSANDKWGKILPQRKLGSTGENVTMLGVGGYHVGWTTEQDAQEVIEAAIEGGIRFFDTAESYADGESERRYGKYLVPKYRDDIFLMTKTSAQDAKTAREHLEGSLKRLHTDHLDLWQIHSLQSPEDVDTRIANGLLDVVREAKESGKARHIGFTGHQNPYAHLRMLEKTGGMELFSTCQFPVNLVDLASEHSFVRKVIPEAIDNKLAVLAMKTLADGRFFGKKVMNGNEVWKSDDPVVPGRLSMRDALFFSWSMPISVLITGAENAGFIKEKIALAKEFRKMDEATRERLANKVADLAEAGKVEYYKKV; encoded by the coding sequence ATGAAAAAAAGAAGAGAATTTATTCAGACGATGCTGGGGCTAACTGCCGGCATGATGCTTCCATATCGAAGCTTTGGCAATCTCTCAGCAAATGACAAATGGGGCAAAATCTTACCACAACGAAAACTGGGTAGTACCGGAGAAAATGTAACCATGCTTGGCGTTGGAGGCTACCATGTGGGATGGACGACCGAGCAGGATGCACAAGAGGTAATTGAAGCGGCCATTGAAGGAGGAATCCGTTTTTTTGATACAGCCGAATCATATGCTGACGGTGAAAGTGAGCGGCGTTACGGGAAATATCTGGTACCCAAATACCGCGATGATATCTTCCTGATGACAAAAACCTCTGCCCAGGATGCCAAAACCGCCCGTGAACATCTTGAAGGGTCCTTGAAACGGCTTCATACAGATCATCTCGATTTATGGCAAATTCATTCACTTCAGTCACCCGAGGATGTCGATACGCGCATTGCCAATGGTTTATTGGATGTTGTTCGGGAAGCTAAAGAGTCAGGGAAAGCCCGGCATATTGGATTTACCGGGCACCAAAATCCGTATGCCCATTTGCGTATGCTGGAAAAGACCGGAGGAATGGAACTTTTCAGCACTTGCCAGTTCCCTGTTAACCTTGTCGATCTCGCTTCTGAACATAGCTTTGTCAGGAAAGTAATACCGGAGGCCATTGATAATAAACTGGCGGTATTGGCGATGAAAACCCTTGCAGATGGCCGTTTCTTTGGCAAGAAAGTCATGAATGGAAATGAAGTATGGAAATCGGATGATCCAGTGGTACCCGGAAGATTATCGATGCGCGATGCGCTGTTCTTTTCCTGGTCAATGCCAATCAGTGTATTGATAACCGGAGCGGAAAATGCCGGCTTTATTAAAGAGAAGATAGCCCTGGCAAAGGAATTCAGGAAAATGGACGAAGCGACGCGGGAAAGATTGGCAAATAAAGTAGCCGATTTGGCTGAAGCGGGGAAAGTGGAGTATTATAAGAAAGTGTGA